ggcgtggcgggtcttggcatggctggTCTtgacatggcgggtcttggcgtgactcctggcttgagtcctggctgcgtggagctgctacgggcggcgcttggcggcgtggagctgctgCGGGCGGCACTTGGCGGTGTGGAGCAACTACGGGcggcgcttggcggcgtggagcagctacgggaacctgccgtggtgcaggtacaggaatttgtcgtggtgcagcgacaagtgctagccgtggtgcagcgacaggtgctagccgtggtgctgcgacaggtgctagccttggtgcagcgacaggtgctagccttgatgctggtgctagccttggtgctggtgctagccttggcgctggtgctagccctggagcagctagccgtggtgctagccgtggagcagctagctGTGGTGCTAGCCGTGATgatagccgtggtgcagctactggtgctagccgtggctttGGCTTCGGCGGAGGTGGCTTAGTTGGGGGTTGCTGCTTGGTAGGCCAAAAGACCGGTGGCGGCGGccgggctggaggctgtggcttggcaggccggagaactggtggtggcggacgggctggaggctgtggcttggcatgccgaagaactggtggtggcggccgggctggaggctgtggcttggcatggtgcagctgagccaccccactagAACAGTTAccggccctagcccccccctcaaggagcggataccagacgcgctccccgtggtctggaaccgtttttaggggtgggtggagggaggtcaggaggagggcagaatcctcccctttaaattgtccaaattgtctttctgtTTTACCAACCTGGGTTTTATTgggtgaaaaaaaagaaaaatcttgGGGCGTGGCATGAAAACTCGGACATGGCTTGGTTTGACAAGACaaagaatttggaaaaaaaatctcCAGGTCTGTGGCGTCCTCCTTGAGCTGCCAGGCTGGCTGTTGTCcatttccgcccggagggggaagAGCCCGCGGGAGTGGCGCATCCTGTCCACCCGCGGAAGTCTTTCCTcgtccttggcgacgtttccgggacgggagcgacgcgccgatcggcaccagcttgcctccagacccccacatcatccccctgcgctccctgggggaaaacGCCTCCATAGCGCGCAGGACTTCCCACGCTCCCTCGTCCAACTTTTTTGCGGAAAAACTTTTCTGTGCTGGCAACattctgtcaagacgtggactatggaatgtttgttttcccaagatgcaagtaaagttggagtggacatggcgtgaaggtaaagacatgatttaatattactataaaaaaggaacaaaaagcgcgcacatgcggaagtacaaacttggctatgaaaacaacaaactagcacaaaggcaaactatgaacataaaacaatcaacacttactgtggcatgagcggagcatgaaatttacatcagcatgaaaactatgaacaagcatgaataatgataatgtcgccaggctgacttcctggcaactacgggcttaaataatacagacatgattgacaacaggtgcgcgagtgcaaaacgtgaaataGGTGAAACCAATGGTCGTCACAAgacaaggcaagggagtgaaaacaggaactaaaaagagtccaaaaaccaagcagaccataactaaacaaaacatgatcacagacatgacaacagtaTTGTTTGTTTCAATATAACTGAAGGCTCCACGCCACTCCACTGTGTCAAttaggttttcattgagggcaacTTCGATGTCATGGCTGCCTTGTATTATATAatcacctcatgatattattacacaattcccTATGAATTTGATTATTAAATTTTTCTGTACAAATTAATGATGTCTTGCTTTTGAAATCCATATCTTAATGTGACGACAGCAAATActgaaaatattgtatttcaacaAAAATATTTGGAGTCTATGAACATATTATGGGTTTTGCATGATGTTAAGTTTTAAATACATGCAATTTAACTTGTCAACATTGAAAGAGGGAACATGATGTGCTTTACATTTCTTCCAGTTTGACATGTGTTTTAAGAATGTCAAATAGTTGTTGTTTATgagcatataatatatacataagcaCGGTACTGTTAGTGTTGATGTACTGGGAGGTTATAGAACACTGCAGACTTACAGAAAACACCACATCATAGTCTGCTCCAGTGAAAGGTTCATCCATTAAGTCTTCAAAGTAATCAGCCAGGGATTCCAGCGTCTCTTCAGCTAGCTTCTCATAGGCTGCCTCAGACAGCTCACTGGGAAACACATTTCAAATCATGGTGAACCTTGTCAAATTATCGTCTGTTATTGTATACCTTGTGTGCAAAGCATGAGGTTCTCGTCGTTCAGCGGTCAGGTGGATGTTTCTACTCCACCTTTCAGGGCCATCGGTAAATCCATACCACTATGACAAACAAagacaatgtttttttatatcataattcATGACAGTATTAGCAGCACTGTCTAATGcttatttgaaaaaaatggaaTTTGATCAAGTATGGAAAATGGATGACTGATTGGAGGATGATTGACTTACTGGGGGCTGAGTATTTTTAGACAGCACACAAATGTATTCGTAAAAGACAAtttaaatcagtgtttcttaaccatagcaaaaatatctgtttctcagctatgGGCCGCAGCAGCACccagttgcaatacacttttccaccacttgtggcagcaatgacaatatcaaacaaacaaaagaagtctggagctaaagtcatagagaagtttattaaagcgcaaaaattatgaataaagtgGTGAGGCTGTATTTTAATTCTAttaacagtttagttaagaaacatattcattattaatttagtttatttattttaacacagcattgtaataattgtatgtaaatgtatttctcGTCAGTAGTCCCTTCTCATGCAGAATGTTTggtaagtacttttttttttaatcagcctgacctaagatgtatgtattaaataaatagtaaggttgtaaactgtaagtaggtgagatataattattgaatacaaataaaatcaagaGTGTCAATATTTGAGTGGGGCCCCTGCAGTGGAAAAGTTGGCCTCCAAGGTCAAAAAGGTGGAGAAACCCTGATTTAAATCATACTGTATATAATTTCTCTTACATACTAATTAAATAACATCCTAATTGATTAAATTAGAGATCAACCGATaagtttttttcagggccgataccgattgTTAGTAGTCAAGGGGGCTGATAACCGATTTTGGAGCCtttattcatttgcagtaaaagtgagctaaacatgaatagtatacgtttAAGGCTTCACATTGTTGTTTTGTAGGAAACGTAAGACCAGTAACAAAATGTTTTATGcggcgctaatgttgtggttcATTTTGCAGCAAAAAACATCAGGGATTTTCACAAACACCTTTTTTAAGTGTGTCAAAGAGGAGCATCAATATTTGCATTTCAAAGTATGGGAAATCTTCTGGGAAATAGGTAATTATTTGGCACTACATCACAACAACTCACTATCTACTCAAATgtatagcagtttatggatttaatacattgtgaGGTTTTCTGATGaggaacatttaaataaaaaacactctgggctccttcacgttgattatagttgagacatttttcaagctgaCTGACATTTCTTTCTGGATGTTACGGAAactatgagaatgtgtgagctgctgcccaCTCtaatttacttaccgtattttccgcactataaggcgcaccggattattagccgcaccttctatgaattacatatttcataattttgtccaccaataagccgccccggactataagccgcgcctacgctgcgctaaagtgaatgtcaaaaaaacgctgcgctaaagtgaatgtcaaaaaaacagtcagatagttcagtcaaactttaataatatattgaaaaccagcgttctaacaactctgtcccaaaatgtacgcaaatgtgcaatcacaaacatagtaaaattcaaaatggtgtagagcaatagtaacataatgttgctcgaacgttaatgtcacaacacacaaaataaacatagcgctcaccttctgaagttattcttcattcgtaaatccttcgaattcttcgtcttcggtgtccgaattgaaaagttgcgcaagcgtggtatccaaaatggccggttccgtctcgtagaagtcatcgggagtcagtgtcgctgttgttctgtgaatcctgccttccggaaagctcggaccacagttgtgaccgaaatatctgcccaagcatttacgatccactggcaaatgttggcgtatgtcgtccgaggctgtctgcccgtcttagtgaaggtgtgttcgccttcggagctgtgtgaaaaaagccacccggcctcttcgcgtaaacttcccttaaccactcgctcatcttttcttcatccatccatcccttcgagttagcttttatgatgacgccggctggaaaggtctcttttggcaaggtcttccttttgaatatcaccatgagtggaagttagcatggcaagctagaaccacagtgaaggatgacttcattccctgtggagcgaatattcaccgtacgtgctcccgttccacagtgcggttcagttgctgtgaaatacggtagtaatccgtgtgcggatggagagattgcgtctttttatgaaccggatcgtttagtaggagccattttgtggtctttacagatgtaaacaggaaatgaaacgtacggtgatatccgcgcgttttttcttcttcttccgggggcgggtgaagcgcttcctgttctatgggggcgggtgaagcgcttcctgttctatgggggcgggtgctttccttggcggttgcttgcgtagaagaagaagcgcttcctgttctaccgggaaaaaagatggcggctgtttaccgaagttgcgagatcgaaactttatgaaaattaatcgtaataaagcgcaccgggttataaggcgcactgttagcttttgagaaaatttgtggtttttaggtgcgccttatagtgcggaaaatacggtatatagtaaGTCTTCTAGTTGTCAACATATTTaaacaaagtttggatttttggcagagtTATCTTGTCTGTTGTCTTCATGTCCACCCATCTCTGTCGCGTTACTTGATTGAGTTAATGTGCCCACGCTTTGAGTGTTGCGGACGGCAACTCCATCGCTGCAggaacgaaaacaaacaaaactggaCCAGGAATATAccgggaaagaaggacaaaaactggatatcCTGGCAAAAAATTGGGGAGTTTggactactacgctactgtatttcaatgttggtcttTATGGTGATACCTGGAAAGCAAAGTTTTTTTTCTGGGGTGGTTTttctgagaaccactggtgtacacATTTTAACACTGTTTCCTTACATTACTCCTTTTTCCTATTAACAAatgattttataaatatatattaaagccAATAAAAATTGAGCTGAAAGTGCACTTTAGACGCCCCTGACGTGCCCATTATTATAAGAGTAGCTATTAATACATTAACTCTCAGAACctaaaaacgaaactaaaactgaaagtAGCGCGATGACGCATCAATGTTATGAAATGCCTTTATATAACCTTGTGGTTTAACTTAAATATAATTTCAAAGCAATGCTAGATAGTAAGAATGATAGgaaaaacattttatattaaatgtaaacgctTCTGCGTGGTGCTTGTTGGGTTGAATTAAACACGTTTACAAAGCGATAAGGCTCATGAGTCTAGAAGCAAAGACGACTTACCATATTTGTGGCATGTTTGATGCCTGTGGGCTGCGTGTGTTTGTTTGAAGGAGAGCCCAAAGTGACAAGACACAATCCGCGGAGCTGAAACGAAAGCAAACTGATATTCGTGAGCGGTCGCTTCCAGACAAAAGTTTGCAAACGTTGtgtaataatataaaaacaggcaGCGTCATAAATCAAATACCTGTTTGGTGATAGTTGAGAGCCTCAACAAAGACGCCATGTTCCGTTGTGTGCATGTAATGTTACATATCTGGGAATAAATACATGATGTTTTACTGAGGATTAGCATGTTCAACTCTGCTTTTTCCGGTCTCAAAACTCTTCTTCGTCGCACCACTCACGCAAACCCAAAAAGATGGTAcacactgccatctagtgtatcggaatatgttagcatttttttttttaacttcgttTCAACAGTTGCAGAGAATAGTACATAATAATAGCCCACATATAAAacaaacattatatataaatattacagtcTTACAGAACAGTAGAATTTCTtaaaatgtatataataatataatgatgataataatacatataataatatggTGAAtgtgtcgtacttgtatagcgcttttctacctttttaaggtactcaaagcgctttgacactattttccacattcacccattcacacacacacattcacacattcacacactgatggcgggagctgccatgcacggtgctaaccaggcccatcaggagcaagggtgaagtgtcttgctcaaggacacaacggacgtgactaggatggtagaaggtggggattgaaccagtaaccctcagattgctggcacagccactctcccaacttcgccacgccgtatataataatattaaatccatccgtccattttctaccgtaaatataaatgttatgagagtagcgtatgtgtgtgtgtggccctttaacaggTGACAGCATGTTAGGTGAGTGACGTCGGTGAGTGTGTGGGTGAGAGAGGAGAGGGAgcagtagcgtgagtgcgggcggggacttgTTGTTGTGGTGGATTGGCTGTGAGCAGACATGAATAAAGTTAcagttgcaactaatcgccggactcatcattcaccctggagtccggagctgcggagacccactgccgggtagagtgaagggtgttgcccccgagatacatcggccctggaggagtgtctcccctgtgcccctcgactacggtctggggagccggaagcaggaaaggtgcaacataaataagaaaatataatatataaatacataacaataatatacatacataattaatatatatataatatatatatatatatatatatttatatattatatatatatatatatatatttatttatatatatatatatatatatatatacacacacatatatatatatatatatatatatatatatatatatatatatatatatatatatatatatatatatatatatatatatatatatatatatatatatatatgtatatatatgtatatatatatatatatatatatacatatatattattgtcttatatttaattatgtatatatattatgatgtatttatatattctGTTCTGTCAGGCTGCAAAATGGCGCTGACACAGGGTCGGCTCAGATGGCGGCACAACCAAGTGCTCAGCAAGCTGGCAGAGGTGCTGGAGAAAATACATaacaataatatacatacataattaatatatatataatatatatatatatatatatatttatatatatacatatatatatacatatatatatatatatatatatatatatatatatatatatatatatatatatatatatatatatatatatatatatatatatatttatatatatacatatatatatatatatatatatatatatatatatgtatatatatgtatatatatatatatatatatatatatacatatatattattgtcttatatttaattatgtatatatattatgatgtatttatatattatgttCTGTCAGGCTGCAAAATGGCGCTGACACAGGGTCGGCTCAGATGGCGGCACAACCAAGTGCTCAGCAAGCTGGCAGAGGTGCTGGAGAAAATACATaacaataatatacatacataattaatatatatataatatatatatatatatatatatttatatatatacatatatatatacatatatatatatatatatatatatatatatatatatatatatatatatatatatatatatatatatatatatatatatatatatatatttatatatatacatatatatatatatatatatatatatatatatatatgtatatatatgtatatatatatatatatatatatatatacatatatattattgtcttatatttaattatgtatatatattatgatgtatttatatattatgttCTGTCAGGCTGCAAAATGGCGCTGACACAGGGTCGGCTCAGATGGCGGCACAACCAAGTGCTCAGCAAGCTGGCAGAGGTGCTGGAGAAAAGTCGGCAGGAGGCAAACAAACAGAGTCTAGCAGAAAGCCAATGCAGGATCCACTTCCTAAGGCAGGGGGAACCTGCGACACATTCCAGCAAGAGAACACCCGCCAAGCTATTTACACCAGGGGCGGCGTGGAAGATGGAAGTGGACCTGGGTAGGCAGCTCCAGTTCCCACAGGAGATATGCAGCACCACCTTAAGACCAGATGTGGTGCTGTGGTCTGCAGCTCTGAAATCAGTAGTACTGATTGAGCTGACAGTACCATGGGAGGAGGGACTGGAGGCtgcctacgagagaaagaaggcaaaGTATGCAGACCTGGTCGCGGACTGCAGAGAAAGTGGATGGAGGGTGAGACTGTATCCGGTGGAGGTGGGAGCCAGAGGCTTTGTGGGCAGATCAACATCACGTCTGCTCAAGGACCTGGGACTACGTGGAGCCACCCTGAGCAGATCCACCAAGGAGCTCTCAGAAGTAGCAGAAAAAGCTAGCCACTGGCTCTGGATCAAACGACGCGACAAGGCTTGGGGAGCAGTATCCAagtaggttttgctgcagggggtgtcagggagacgtccctgttcactgccccgccaccgggagatgttctgggctaaggggcgaaacatcaatgagaggtggtccccagctgaagaccctgcagcaaaaccttttctggtatgcggtcaggtttaggcctgcctcagggaagaggacgtccctgccatgcacagtccaccacaggcaccggtggaggtgcaacaggcctaaggcccagcggcaagaccaccttgctgtaattaaaatataaatgtattatatatatacattattttgtatacatatatacatacatacacagcagtgacgtgcggtgaggttgatggctggtgaggcactgacttcatcacagtcagatttacaaacatatgaaccctaaagagtatcttattcaccctttgattggcagcagttaacgggttatgtttaaaagctcataccagcattcttccctgcttggcactcagcatcaatgcttggaattgggggttaataaatgaccaaaaattattcccaggcgcggcgccgctgctgcccactgctcccctcacctcccagggggtgatcaaggggatgggtcaaatgcagaggacacatttcattacacctagtgtgtgtgtgtgtgacaatcattggtactttaactttacacatacaaactgtagcacacaaaaaaaaaacgttattatggccttacctttacttataaaataaatccatgagccgctactgtactggattaatgcaatccctgacgagagtctcattagcgccttcaaaataagagctcaaggcatatactgtataacagcgcataacaggaacttagcatcacaaagaggaaagcccatgaaaataggttacaaaagttatttaataagaagccaaaaagtgcaaaaacaataatgttcgtgttggaggagttgtgaattagatacacctgcagtctgcaggacctgcagactgcaggtgtatctaattcacaactgagtgattcccttgtcctactgggggacttcaacgctcatgttggcaacgacagtgaaacttggagaggcgtgattgggaagaatggccgcccggatctgaacccgagtggtgttttgttattggacttttgtgctcgtcacagattgtccttaataaacaccatgttcaagcataagggtgtccatatgtgcacttggcaccaggacacactaggccgcagttccatgatcgactttgtagttgtgtcatcggatttgcggcctcatgttttggacactcgagtgaagagaggggctatgctttctaccgatcaccaactggtggtgagttggctgcgatggtgggggaggatgccggacagatctggcaggcccaaacgcattgtgagggtctgctgggaacctttggtagagtctcctgtcagagagactttcaattcccacctccggaagaactttgaacatgtcacgagggaggtgctggacattgagtccgagtggaccatgttccgcgcctctattgtcgaggcggctgactgGAGCTGTGaatgcaaggtagttggtgcctgtcgtggcggtaatccatcatggaaagaaaaaaaatgtaaaaagaaaaaaatatatattaaattgttatatgtatccagtgattatactataaagttattttccatttaacttcaccagttttagattatttttattcaaaatcgctgaattttcacatttgccgttcaaatactgagaagagacggtgcggtgaacagcagccagtcgaggcacgtcactcagtgcctcaacatggattgcgagctcggctaactgctggtctgctgtgcagtgagaccgtattgctatatgaactatattatacatttccatagtttagttagctgaggtatataatgtacagtgtattttgtcaacaactgtatgtgtgtaaagtatttcttgtgctgagcgatcataaaacggctgcaaaagacgcactggctgaggctcgcctcctgcacccccgccgtagaatgcacggcaaccgacgggagtgttatatcaactaaagcccacacttaaactttccacgtgcaagattgaatctatttaaaaaagttatttcataagaagccaaaaagtgcaaaaacaataatgttcgtgttggaggagttgtgaatgactgcagggccacaacattaggtacgcaggtgtacctaattcacaactcctccaacacgaacattattgtttttgcactttttggcttcttattaaataacttttgtaacctatttttatgggctttcctctttgtgatgttaagttcctgttatgcgctgttatacagtatatgccttgagctcttattttgaaggcgctaagagcggaattttgacacgttggagtggagcggaagtttttgaaagaaggtaaataaagtggtcctcgtgtaaactggagcctccgtgtttgttattttgtagtttcatacagtataggcgacatttataaaccctcggttacacttttttaaatagattcaatcttgcacgtggaaagttgaagtgagggctttagttgatataacactcccatcagggggttcattaatccagcacaacagcggcgcatttataagtaaaggtaagaccataacgttttttttattaaatgtgcttttttgtgtgctacagtttgtatgtgtaaagttaaagttaagttaaagtaccaatgattgtcacacacacactaggtgtggtgaaatttgtcctctgcatttgacccatccccttgttcaccccctgggaggtgaggggagcagtgggcagtagcggcgccgcgcccgggaatcatttttggtgatgtaacccccaattccaacccttgatgctgagtgccaagcagggaagaatgctggtatgagcttttaaacataacccgttaactgctgccaatcaaatggtgaataagatactctttagagttcatatgtttgtaaatctgactgtgatgaagtcagtgcctcaccagccatgaacctcaccgcacgtcactggtatatatatgtatatatatacacatgcatatatatatatacatatatatatatatatatatatatatatatatatacatatatata
The Nerophis lumbriciformis linkage group LG12, RoL_Nlum_v2.1, whole genome shotgun sequence DNA segment above includes these coding regions:
- the fxn gene encoding frataxin, mitochondrial isoform X2, giving the protein MASLLRLSTITKQLRGLCLVTLGSPSNKHTQPTGIKHATNMWYGFTDGPERWSRNIHLTAERREPHALHTSELSEAAYEKLAEETLESLADYFEDLMDEPFTGADYDVVFSSGVLTVSVGGDKGTYVINKQTPNKQIWLSSPTSGPKRYDWTGDGWVYSHDGISLHQLLSREFSAIFKMSMDLSGLRIPDPSG
- the fxn gene encoding frataxin, mitochondrial isoform X1; the encoded protein is MLILSKTSCIYSQICNITCTQRNMASLLRLSTITKQLRGLCLVTLGSPSNKHTQPTGIKHATNMWYGFTDGPERWSRNIHLTAERREPHALHTSELSEAAYEKLAEETLESLADYFEDLMDEPFTGADYDVVFSSGVLTVSVGGDKGTYVINKQTPNKQIWLSSPTSGPKRYDWTGDGWVYSHDGISLHQLLSREFSAIFKMSMDLSGLRIPDPSG